A portion of the Pleuronectes platessa chromosome 15, fPlePla1.1, whole genome shotgun sequence genome contains these proteins:
- the LOC128457301 gene encoding uncharacterized protein LOC128457301 has product MSLSFISCTLFICGGFSCLKSQTRAAATMSVTAAASGLVVLLLTVTVVQCENGWDVSYTSTEICAIRGSTVEITCTYTYPSTFNNHDTVQEPFWFIKESNGIHVDLRTDPEYSGRVENLCGNNKCTLRISNLRESDSAVYKFRFTTNQPTGSLTGSAGVTLSVTGLHVQVSTSGKFGSYRELELRCQSSCRLPDHLNYVWYENQQKTKIEGESYSGDFHPADRVSCAVKGLEDFRSPSISEFNLQCKESV; this is encoded by the exons atgtcactgagttTCATCTcctgcacattatttatctgtggaggtttttcttgtttgaagtcacagacgagagcagcagctactatgagtgtaactgcagcagccagtggattggttgtccttcttctcactgtgacag tggtacagtgtgagaatggctgggatgtgagttacacttctactgagatctgtgccatcagaggatcaacagtggaaattacctgtacctacacatacccatccacatttaataaccatgatacAGTTCAGGAacctttctggttcattaaagagagtaatgggattcacgttgatctaaggactgatccggagtattcaggtcgtgtggagaatctctgtggaaacaacaagtgcactctgagaatctctaacctgagagagagcgactcagctgtgtacaagttcaggttcacaacaaaccaacctactgggagtttaactggttcagctggagtcactctgtctgtcacag gtttgcatgtgcaggtgagcaCATCAGGGAAGTTTGGATCTTATAGAGAGTTagagctcaggtgtcagagcagttgtcgtcttcctgatcatctgaactacgtctggtacgagaatcaacagaagacgAAGATTGAAGGAGAATCTTATTCAGGTGATTTTCATCCTGCAGacagagtttcctgtgctgttaaaggactCGAGGATTTCCGCTCTCCATCAATCAgtgagtttaatctaca aTGTAAGGAGTCAGTTTGA
- the zgc:77151 gene encoding AT-rich interactive domain-containing protein 5B, producing the protein MEHNVIQWLGAPSCQRGSYAFYKSVSSRAQPDGPVQVWRLGEFYLIRCGPQDPMCIAEVTLLWEDQTRSQLASTRLYFLPEDTPKGRTGEHGEDEVLAVSRKMVLRVEDLVKWACPEPTGLSSSSKLTPPSGTNGHKPPPSSEGDVHASLDKSIEPLTGKPENVLLDRQSIKVLSFPQYCRFRSLQRRIQDGARGPGLQDPHLLALGSVRALPGVRLMFCRDTFSHPTLEGSDSFSWQFRCPSLSLRGRPRKRRGRDGSDSPNSSQSESWLERMKENVMGSVEVGCEGDWLPHPEEQLFLDQLHAFMERQGSPIHKVPNLGFKKIDLFLMYSVVKRLGGYKKVTMDRLWKIVYNELGGCAGSTSAATCTRRHYERLMLPYEEHLRVGGIEFKIPESPTPPKPRGIRGRKPLQRGRKPGPKAKEKITTSTSPTVPLPRLPPLAHNNLSPNGSVLVKRGRGRPKGTRNKATLMAQAKLLALQQPKPKAAAETLLLQAKGREAATLSTTHRTSILPINMPLTPDLSPLSAPFLHIQPSPKELNSDRGESAAPPPTVLLATLPRHFVGGSLGGFSPIKGMCPLDIFRNHISLQRAPESPALTPQDPAQHHTTIFTLQPKSGSPDTPHPSGDQLQPHPGHQHHNRCSGCTVDDGAQRGGSRDARSRPQLPPLRVLPLNLDCSVQVCQLMRTRRLDSSQLQTFTRRLSEALSQDLSAKPPCSPITPPPEQALPLNLSKRFPVKRPSTEGPDQFRAGSNGDTDQTLSKRPRASCTEPAEDATLGGRSSSAGGEETDEEAKNQEEPADLSSPSRIRAFLLGLPPFQVKLEEDLNGTMFGKFLPPGSNSDAQRTETEKLEGGVVVKKEVKKEAELVVDLERHENNNIQTSEQEETGHAHCSGPVELMRAGPSNADTHCF; encoded by the exons ATGGAGCACAATGTAATCCAG TGGTTGGGTGCTCCGTCCTGCCAGCGAGGCAGCTACGCCTTCTACAAGTCGGTGAGCAGCAGGGCTCAGCCCGACGGGCCGGTCCAGGTGTGGAGGCTCGGGGAGTTCTACCTGATCCGCTGTGGCCCTCAGGATCCCATGTGCATCGCTGAG GTGACCTTACTGTGGGAGGACCAGACCCGGTCCCAGCTGGCCAGCACCAGACTCTACTTCCTGCCTGAAGACACACCGAAGGGCCGGACCGGGGAGCACGGAGAg GATGAGGTGTTGGCCGTGTCCAGGAAGATGGTGCTGCGGGTGGAGGACCTGGTGAAATGGGCGTGTCCTGAGCCGACCGGTCTGAGCAGCAGCTCCAAGCTGACGCCGCCCAGTGGAACCAACGGCCACAAACCTCCACCGAGCAGCGAGGGCGACGTCCACGCTTCACTGGACAAGAGCATCGAGCCGCTCACAGGAAAACCTGAGA ACGTCCTGTTGGACCGTCAGAGCATCAAAGTGCTCAGCTTCCCTCAGTACTGCCGCTTCCGCTCGCTGCAGAGGCGTATCCAGGATGGAGCGAGGGGGCCGGGGCTGCAGGACCCCCACCTGCTGGCCCTGGGCAGCGTGAGGGCGCTGCCCGGCGTCCGGCTGATGTTCTGCAGGGACACGTTCAGCCACCCGACCCTGGAGGGCAGCGACAGCTTCTCCTGGCAGTTCA GATGTCCGTCTCTCAGTCTGCGAGGTCGACCTCGTAAGAGGAGAGGTCGCGACGGCAGCGACTCGCCGaactccagccaatcagagtccTGGCTTGAGAGGATGAAG GAGAACGTGATGGGCAGCGTGGAGGTCGGCTGCGAGGGCGACTGGCTCCCTCACCCCGAGGAGCAGCTGTTCCTGGATCAGCTCCACGCCTTCATGGAGCGTCAAGGCTCGCCCATCCACAAGGTCCCCAACCTCGGCTTCAAGAAGA TCGACCTCTTCCTCATGTACTCTGTGGTCAAACGGCTCGGTGGCTACAAAAAG gtGACGATGGACAGACTCTGGAAAATCGTGTATAATGAGTTGGGAGGATGCGCCGGCAGCACCAGCGCCGCCACGTGCACCAGAAGACACTACGAGag gttgaTGCTTCCTTATGAAGAGCATCTCAGAGTAGGAGGAATTGAGTTTAAAATCCCAGAATCCCCCACTCCTCCGAAACCCCGAGGCATCAGAGGACGGAAACCACTTCAGAGAGGAAGGAAACCAGGACCCAAAGCAAAGGAGAAGATCACAACCTCCACTTCTCCAActgttcctcttcctcgtcttcctcctcttgctcaTAAT AACCTGAGCCCGAATGGCTCCGTGCTGGTGAAGAGGGGCCGAGGCCGACCGAAGGGAACACGCAACAAGGCCACGCTGATGGCTCAGGCCAAGCTGCTGGCGCTGCAGCAACCCAAACccaaagctgcagcagagacgctGCTGCTTCAGGCCAAAGGCAGAGAGGCAGCGACCCTCAGCACCACACACAGG ACGTCCATCCTGCCCATCAACATGCCCCTGACCCCCGACCTCTCCCCCCTGTCGGCCCCCTTCCTCCACATCCAGCCCAGCCCGAAGGAGCTGAACTCGGACAGAGGAGAGTCCGCGGCTCCTCCCCCCACCGTCCTCCTCGCCACTCTTCCTCGCCACTTTGTGGGAGGATCGCTGGGCGGCTTCAGCCCCATCAAGGGGATGTGTCCTCTGGACATCTTCAGGAACCACATCAGCCTTCAGAGGGCCCCGGAGAGCCCGGCGCTGACGCCTCAGGACCCGGCCCAGCACCACACCACCATCTTCACCCTGCAGCCCAAAAGTGGAAGCCCGGACACGCCCCATCCCAGTGGGGACCAGCTTCAGCCGCACCCTGGCCACCAGCACCACAACCGCTGCTCGGGGTGCACCGTGGACGACGGAGCCCAGAGGGGGGGCAGCCGGGACGCCAGGAGCCGGCCCCAGCTGCCTCCTCTCCGGGTCCTGCCTCTCAACCTGGACTGCAGCGTTCAGGTGTGTCAGCTGATGAGGACTCGCCGTCTGGACTCGTCACAGCTGCAGACCTTCACCCGCCGCCTGTCCGAGGCCCTGTCCCAGGACCTGAGCGCCAAGCCCCCCTGCTCTCCCATCACCCCTCCCCCCGAGCAGGCGCTGCCCCTCAACCTCAGCAAGCGTTTTCCGGTCAAGAGACCCAGTACTGAGGGGCCGGACCAGTTCAGAGCTGGAAGCAATGGAGACACGGACCAGACGTTGTCCAAGAGGCCCAGAGCGAGCTGCACGGAGCCGGCTGAGGACGCCACGCTGGGGGGGAGGTCcagctctgcaggaggagaagagacagatgAGGAGGCAAAGAACCAGGAGGAGCCTGCAGACCTGAGCTCGCCGAGCAGGATCAGGGCCTTCCTGCTCGGGCTGCCTCCCTTCCAGGTGAAACTGGAGGAGGATCTGAACGGGACAATGTTCGGGAAGTTCCTTCCTCCGGGATCCAACAGCGACGCCCAGAGGACTGAGACGGAGAAACTGGAGGGAGGAGTGGTTGTaaagaaagaagtgaagaagGAGGCGGAGCTGGTGGTCGACCTGGAGCGAcacgaaaacaacaacatacagacgtctgagcaggaggagacaggcCACGCCCACTGCTCCGGCCCCGTGGAGCTGATGAGGGCGGGGCCTTCAAACGCTGACACACACTGTTTCTAG
- the LOC128456811 gene encoding sialic acid-binding Ig-like lectin 14 gives MEGSSVTLTCSSDANPAANYTWYKEDKDSPTASGQNFTITNITAEHGGKYQCEAQNTHGRSYTTLHLTVGAGKSVIIMNTIRLTLMVVLVPVLVWTLWTRMKKTLSLKSEVNEAVEMMELDNCPEYENDGGAAQTEDTEEQEDLV, from the exons atggagggcagctcggtgactctgacctgcagcagtgatgctaacccagcagctaactacacctggtacaaggaggacaaggactcaccaacagcatcaggacaaaacttcaccatcactaatatcacagctgaacatggtggaaagtatcagtgtgaggcccagaacacacacggacgtagttacaccaccttacatctgactgttggagcag GGAAGTCAGTGATAATCATGAATACCATCAGGCTGACTCTGATGGTcgtgctggttccagtgctggtctggactctgtggacgag gatgaagaaaactctgagcttgaaatcagaagtgaatgaagctgtggagatgatggag ttaGACAACTGTCCTGAGTATGAGAACGATGGtggtgcagcacagacagaagacacagaggagcaggaagacctggtgtga